The following proteins come from a genomic window of Metarhizium brunneum chromosome 2, complete sequence:
- the tpsA gene encoding Alpha,alpha-trehalose-phosphate synthase [UDP-forming] 1 — MTADTSVADGLAPEIHGRLLLLSNRLPITIKRSDDGSYTFSMSSGGLVTGLSGLSKTTSFQWYGWPGLEVPDNEVADMKQRLKDEYGAHPVFIDDELADRHYNGFSNSILWPLFHYHPGEITFDESAWAAYQEVNHLFAQTVIKDVQDGDLIWVHDYHLMLLPQMLREEIAKTNKKVKIGFFLHTPFPSSEIYRILPVREPLLRGLLDCDLIGFHTYDYARHFLSSCSRILGTHTTPNGVDWNGRFVTIGAFPIGIDPDKFVEGLKKPSVQERIATLNRKFEGVKLIVGVDRLDYIKGVPQKLHALEVFLTEHPEWIGKIVLVQVAVPSRQDVEEYQNLRAVVNELVGRINGKFGTIEFMPIHFLHQSVSFDELTALYAVSDVCLVSSTRDGMNLVSYEYIATQRERHGVMILSEFTGAAQSLNGSLIVNPWNTEELANAIHDAVTMSPEQRAANFKKLERYVFKYTSAWWGTSFVSEMTRLDSNNVQPKTLRNVSGAVVGPGQDEDEAVSPTQNNP, encoded by the exons ATGACTGCAGACACCAGTGTCGCAGATGGCCTTGCGCCAGAAATCCACGGccggctcctcctcctctcgaACCGTCtccccatcaccatcaaGCGCTCCGATGACGGCAGCTACACattctccatgtcctccgGCGGCTTGGTCACCGGCCTTAGCGGCCTCAGCAAGACCACTAGCTTCCAGTGGTACGGATGGCCGGGTCTCGAAGTCCCTGACAATGAAGTCGCCGACATGAAGCAGCGCCTGAAGGACGAATACGGCGCGCACCCAGTATttatcgacgacgagctcgccgaTAGACATTACAACGGATTTTCAA ACTCCATCCTCTGGCCCCTCTTCCACTACCACCCCGGCGAAATCACCTTTGATGAATCCGCATGGGCAGCCTACCAAGAAGTAAACCATCTCTTCGCCCAGACCGTCATCAAGGACGTTCAAGATGGCGACCTCATCTGGGTCCACGACTACCACCTCATGCTCCTCCCGCAGATGCTGCGGGAAGAAAtcgccaagaccaacaagaAGGTCAAGATTGGCTTCTTCCTGCACACGCCGTTTCCCAGCAGCGAAATCTACCGTATCTTGCCCGTTCGTGAACCTCTGCTCCGCGGCCTGCTGGACTGCGACCTGATTGGGTTCCACACGTACGACTATGCACGTCATTTCCTGAGCAGCTGCTCCCGCATCTTGGGCACGCATACCACGCCCAATGGCGTCGACTGGAACGGACGCTTCGTCACCATTGGTGCGTTCCCCATAGGCATCGACCCGGACAAATTTGTCGAAGGGCTCAAGAAACCGTCTGTGCAGGAACGCATCGCGACACTGAACCGCAAATTCGAAGGTGTCAAGTTGATTGTCGGCGTCGACAGACTGGATTACATCAAGGGAGTGCCACAGAAGCTGCACGCCTTGGAAGTATTCCTAACCGAACACCCTGAATGGATCGGCAAAATCGTTCTCGTCCAGGTCGCCGTCCCCTCGCGCCAAGATGTGGAAGAGTATCAGAATCTCCGCGCCGTGGTCAACGAGCTCGTCGGCCGCATCAACGGCAAATTCGGCACCATTGAATTCATGCCCATCCACTTCCTCCACCAGTCCGTCTCCTTTGACGAACTAACCGCCCTCTACGCCGTATCAGACGTATGCCTCGTCTCCTCGACCCGCGATGGCATGAACCTCGTCTCATACGAATACATTGCCACGCAGCGAGAACGCCACGGTGTCATGATTCTCTCCGAATTCACCGGCGCCGCACAGTCTCTTAACGGGAGTCTCATCGTCAATCCATGGAACACGGAGGAACTGgccaatgccatccatgatGCCGTCACCATGAGTCCTGAGCAGCGGGCGGCGAACTTTAAGAAACTGGAACGCTATGTCTTCAAGTACACCAGCGCATGGTGGGGAACCAGCTTCGTGTCTGAAATGACTCGCCTTGATTCGAACAATGTCCAGCCCAAGACGTTGCGGAACGTGTCTGGCGCCGTTGTTGGGCCGGGCCaggacgaagatgaggcTGTTTCGCCTACGCAGAACAACCCATGA
- the FLCY gene encoding Farnesylcysteine lyase codes for MHLPLLKLVALATAAAAAARDATNHPRRVKEVKNVAIIGAGAAGTSAAYHLQKYAEEEGLAVNITVFEKTDHIGGRTVTVNAFNDPGQPVELGASIFIKDNHIMYNATRDFDLSLTGLTEPQPADYTAIWDGKTILFRSEAGASKWWDAAKLFLKYGLAPYRAVQLVKSAVGTFLRLYETPYFPFRSLTQRAFELGLLRLTGVTGEQYLRDNNINPDFVRDLMQSATRVNYASNMAYIHGLEAMVSFSTEGAVAVAGGNWQIFEKLLQHSGAVYYPNTSVATLAFQKGADKPGSAPKYLISTKSSGSTSKAAKLPTAFDNVIIASPWQFSGIEAAKGVIKHRIDTIPYMKLHVTLFTSPFLLQPSFFGLEAGTKAPSNVYTTLGKDEEAHEGPEGVGRTGFYSISTLRTVTNPKTQGKEFLYKIFSAEPVNSTFLSDILGTPVPSCFICNETTGEVEPISWYYPHWFYSYPIESPRVTFQDPIVGRGLYYTSGVESFISTMETSALMGMNVARLMADDFAGVTRSRGGNKDTASQDTSPRPPREDFWDSMDSEMGASMNFPGADEL; via the exons ATGCATCTCCCACTACTGAAGCTGGTGGCTCtcgccacggcggcggcggctgcggcacgGGATGCGACGAACCACCCCCGTCGTGTGAAGGAGGTTAAGAATGTCGCTATTATCG GTGCCGGTGCTGCCGGCACTTCAGCTGCATACCACTTGCAAAAGTatgccgaggaagaaggtcTGGCTGTCAATATCACGGTTTTCGAAAAGACTGACCACATCGGCGGTCGTACCGTCACCGTGAATGCCTTCAACGACCCCGGGCAGCCCGTGGAGCTCGGAgcatccatcttcatcaaggACAACCACATCATGTACAATGCTACTCGGGACTTCGACTTGTCGCTGACGGGGTTGACGGAACCCCAGCCTGCTGACTACACAGCTATTTGGGATGGCAAGACCATCTTGTTTCGGTCAGAGGCAGGTGCTTCCAAGTGGTGGGATGCTGCAAAGCTGTTTCTGAAGTATGGCCTGGCGCCGTACAGGGCTGTGCAGCTGGTCAAGAGCGCCGTCGGGACTTTTCTTCGCCTTTATGAGACGCCGTATTTCCCGTTTCGGTCGTTGACGCAGAGGGCCTTTGAGCTGGGGTTGTTAAGGTTGACGGGTGTGACGGGCGAGCAGTATCTGAGAGATAACAAT ATCAACCCGGACTTTGTTCGAGACCTCATGCAGTCGGCTACACGGGTCAACTATGCCTCCAACATGGCCTACATCCACGGTTTAGAGGCAATg GTGTCGTTCTCTACCGAGGgtgccgtcgccgttgcTGGAGGTAATTGGCAAAtctttgagaagctgcttcAGCACAGTGGTGCAGTCTACTATCCCAACACTTCTGTTGCCACCCTCGCATTTCAAAAGGGTGCCGACAAGCCTGGATCTGCTCCCAAGTATCTAATCTCGACGAAATCGTCGGGTTCGACATCAAAAGCCGCCAAGCTGCCCACCGCCTTTGACAATGTTATAATCGCATCACCCTGGCAGTTCAGCGGCATCGAAGCTGCCAAGGGAGTAATCAAACATCGTATTGATACGATCCCTTATATGAAGCTCCACGTCACTCTATTCACCTCTCCCTTCCTATTGCAGCCAAGCTTCTTCGGTCTTGAAGCAGGGACAAAGGCTCCGAGCAATGTATACACAACTCTCGGCAAAGACGAGGAAGCTCATGAAGGCCCGGAGGGAGTCGGCCGTACCGGCTTTTACTCCATCAGCACCCTGCGCACAGTCACAAATCCCAAGACACAAGGGAAGGAGTTCCTCTACAAGATTTTCTCAGCCGAGCCGGTCAATTCAACTTTTCTGTCTGATATCCTCGGCACACCAGTTCCGTCTTGCTTTATATGCAACGAAACTACGGGCGAAGTAGAGCCCATCTCATGGTACTACCCGCACTGGTTTTACTCGTACCCGATTGAATCCCCGCGCGTCACCTTCCAGGATCCCATTGTCGGCAGAGGCCTATACTATACTTCTGGAGTGGAGAGCTTCATCTCAACCATGGAGACTAGCGCCCTCATGGGGATGAATGTCGCTCGTCTCATGGCAGATGACTTTGCCGGCGTCACCAGGAGCAGAGGAGGCAACAAGGACACCGCCTCGCAGGACACAAGTCCCAGGCCTCCAAGGGAAGATTTCTGGGATAGTATGGACAGCGAGATGGGGGCCAGTATGAACTTTCCGGGTGCAGATGAACTTTAG
- the oli gene encoding ATP synthase subunit 9 yields MASRVFASRLATQMATKAARPAIRAPVAAASKRTITGSASPLQTLKRQQATTLLLATSRNAFQVQRRAYSSEIAQAMVEVSKNLGMGSAAIGLTGAGIGIGLVFAALLNGVARNPALRGQLFSYAILGFAFVEAIGLFDLMVALMAKFT; encoded by the exons ATGGCCTCTCGTGTCTTCGCCTCTCGTCTGGCCACCCAGATGGCCACCAAGGCTGCTCGCCCTGCCATCCGAGCCCcggttgctgctgcttccaAGCGCACCATCACTG GCTCTGCCAGCCCTCTCCAGACCCTCAAGCGCCAGCAGGCCACCACCCTCCTCCTGGCCACCTCCCGAAATGCTTTCCAGGTCCAGCGCCGTGCCTACTCCTCTGAGATCGCCCAGGCCATGGTTGAGGTCTCCAAGAACTTGGGTATGGGCTCTGCCGCCATTGGTCTGACTGGTGCTGGTATTGGTATCGGTCTCGTTTTCGCCGCTCTCCTGAACGGTGTTGCCCGTAACCCTGCCCTCCGCGGTCAGCTTTTCTCTTATGCCATCTTGGGTTTCGCTTTCGTCGAAGCCATCGGTCTTTTCGACCTTATGGTTGCCCTGATGGCCAAGTTC ACTTAA
- the vid27 gene encoding Vacuolar import and degradation protein 27 produces the protein MFMLRNVGKLIFGSGTQEALIELPQGQLYLVRPLSPKGYSELIFKDSAIRIRRTNQDFHYQLVVQRVFEEGEAELIADEEGEDAEIDALAAERDEKTFLLDEALRFRVESREGGETVFAWRDLSGDNGDLYEFVCDTQVPTAQVEQFVQVAQQCQYERKYRKPHTTASDEDYQQFEFHDENPIPPASPLHSPVLARSIESVDDMYAKKTAANTGAKREPLAAAAAASLPEPEPEAESEPELEPELEPETKGSGQSKAPEPDSAPEPLEIYASLPAELHLFDPQPGHFELIDDSVIATVSEVGQWQYWLQIESKERSWVGTSVVPEFNPVFDFEYLSFVFNHFSGDGTARSWLLRFKDQPTLEKFQEAIMQAIWERLNETKWAKVQEKEREYVLDAFGDLNMEDAPPLEEEEEEEEEEHEEEEDAGIRSDDYESEEDEEADEEKTGGDINSQLAVGYKHDRSFVVRGSKIGVFSHTADNRLKFNTNISRVTTPGGKLMSPKKVMLHSEDRDLIIQNGVDANKLYRMDIEYGKVVDEWKVHDDIPVVTFAPENKFAQMSSEQTFLGVSSNALYRVDPRLSGNKLVDTDMKQYASKNDFSALATTEKGYIAVASNKGDIRLFDRLGIRAKTQLPALGDPIIGMDVSADGRWILGTTKNYILLVDAQQKGGKNDGKLGFEKGFSADSKPRPRRLALTPEHVAQVYHETGKPVSFTPAKFNAGEGAEEKSIITATGPYIVEWDLKKLLRGVKTPYKIKRYQDEVKADDFKFGSDKNVIVALPNEVNMVAKQSLRKPTRESIMGDLRLSGGRRSSGRISNSQSGRYKLGRDDIVNSPY, from the exons ATGTTCATGCTGCGGAATG TTGGCAAGCTGATCTTCGGCTCCGGCACCCAAGAAGCGCTTATCGAGCTGCCTCAGGGTCAGCTTTATCTCGTTCGACCACTGTCGCCCAAGGGCTATTCCGAGCTCATTTTCAAGGACTCGGCCATTCGTATCCGTCGAACCAACCAGGATTTCCACTACCAACTTGTCGTCCAGCGGGTCTTTGAGGAAGGCGAGGCCGAACTTATTGCCGACGAAGAGGGCGAAGACGCTGAGATTGACGCTCTTGCCGCCGAACGTGACGAGAAGACATTCTTGCTAGACGAAGCTCTTCGGTTCCGAGTCGAAAGCAGAGAGGGTGGTGAAACTGTATTTGCTTGGAGAGACTTGAGCGGCGACAACGGCGATCTCTACGAGTTCGTTTGCGATACTCAAGTGCCTACCGCGCAGGTCGAACAGTTTGTTCAAGTTGCTCAGCAGTGTCAATACGAACGCAAGTACCGCAAGCCGCATACCACCGCTTCTGACGAGGATTACCAGCAGTTCGAGTTCCACGACGAAAACCCCATTCCTCCTGCCAGTCCACTTCACAGCCCCGTGCTTGCCCGATCTATTGAGTCTGTCGACGACATGTacgccaagaagacggctGCTAACACGGGCGCCAAGAGAGAACctctggctgccgccgctgccgcctcactgccagagccagagccagaggcGGAGTCGGAGCCGGAGCTGGAGCCAGAGCTAGAACCGGAAACCAAGGGCAGCGGACAATCAAAAGCACCTGAACCTGACTCTGCTCCGGAACCTCTCGAGATCTACGCATCGCTACCCGCCGAACTGCATCTCTTTGATCCACAGCCGGGTCACTTTGAACTCATTGATGACTCCGTGATTGCTACTGTTTCAGAGGTTGGTCAATGGCAATATTGGCTCCAAATCGAAAGCAAGGAAAGATCATGGGTCGGTACCTCAGTCGTGCCCGAGTTCAACCCTGTATTTGACTTTGAGTATCTTTCATTCGTTTTCAACCACTTCAGCGGCGATGGCACCGCCAGGTCCTGGCTTCTTCGGTTCAAGGACCAGCCCACTCTGGAAAAGTTCCAGGAGGCAATCATGCAAGCCATCTGGGAGAGGCTTAATGAAACCAAATGGGCCAAAGTGCAAGAAAAGGAGCGTGAATATGTGCTTGACGCCTTTGGCGATCTAAACATGGAAGATGCGCCGCcgctggaagaagaagaggaagaggaggaagaggagcatgaggaagaggaagacgccGGCATCCGCAGCGACGATTACGAATCtgaagaggacgaggaagcagATGAGGAGAAAACCGGTGGTGACATCAACTCACAACTGGCGGTGGGTTACAAGCATGACCGCTCATTTGTCGTTCGCGGTTCCAAGATTGGTGTGTTTTCTCATACGGCCGACAATCGTCTCAaattcaacaccaacattTCCAGAGTTACCACTCCAGGCGGTAAGCTCATGAGCCCCAAGAAGGTCATGTTGCACAGCGAAGATCGGGATCTCATCATACAAAATGGCGTCGATGCCAACAAACTATACCGTATGGATATCGAATACGGCAAGGTCGTTGACGAGTGGAAAGTCCACGATGATATACCCGTCGTCACGTTTGCTCCAGAGAACAAGTTCGCCCAGATGTCGTCGGAGCAGACCTTCCTTGGTGTGTCCAGTAATGCTCTGTACCGTGTCGATCCTCGTCTGTCTGGCAACAAGCTTGTGGACACTGACATGAAGCAATATGCTTCCAAGAACGACTTCTCGGCTTTGGCTACCACCGAGAAGGGATACATTGCTGTGGCAAGCAATAAGGGCGACATTCGCCTGTTTGACCGCCTGGGAATTCGCGCCAAGACACAGCTTCCTGCTCTGGGTGATCCCATCATTGGCATGGATGTTTCTGCCGATGGTCGATGGATTCTGGGAACTACCAAGAACTACATCTTGCTGGTTGATGCTCAGCAGAAGGGTGGCAAGAATGATGGCAAGCTTGGTTTTGAGAAGGGCTTCTCAGCCGACTCCAAGccccgccctcgccgtcttgccCTGACCCCAGAGCATGTTGCGCAGGTTTACCATGAAACGGGAAAGCCTGTATCGTTTACACCGGCCAAGTTCAACGCTGGAGAGGGCGCTGAAGAGAAGAGCATCATCACTGCTACAGGACCTTATATCGTCGAGTGGGATCTCAAGAAACTCCTCCGCGGCGTAAAGACTCCTTATAAGATCAAGCGCTACCAGGATGAAGTCAAGGCGGACGACTTCAAGTTTGGGTCCGACAAGAACGTCATTGTAGCGCTGCCCAACGAAGTCAACATGGTGGCTAAACAAAGCCTACGCAAGCCCACACGAGAGAGCATCATGGGCGATTTACGTTTGAGCGGTGGTCGGCGCAGCTCAGGACGGATTAGCAATAGTCAGAGCGGGAGATACAAGTTGGGAAGAGACGATATCGTGAATTCGCCTTATTAA
- the KAT8 gene encoding Histone acetyltransferase KAT8: protein MPQKRRRLEEPAQPALAEQSSSLRRTTRQTPVLPPLPPTSAAVAKVAQAPAVADPTAMATTTVTATATATTTGANGPGSAVSGRPQLQPTGPATTASTATATTVSNPIANLQTPVPIPTPLGSGHQQPNRSRERPQSTIPPPPIPPTYSPPVKTPVPVPVVTPISPPSIPRPPLPSLRSNPPAGRSMSGISIKDNARPSDLVAPEISYHVPQLAVPGRVQSSLLRPHGPSALPPRLDRRPAPPVVTPVLPPKPPTLPVNDRGPPRADRNIDKVVLGDLCFRTWYPSYYGKEVLGDTSGNSRNGGGSKDGSNEASGKASRKDKDNQPLLERLYVCPSCFKYAKELVAWREHVRVCERKAFIPGKKIYRHPRGRRKVLVALEGKGPVPKRRRGDSGIRYTEEIVQDEGEWSIWEVDGEKHGLFCQNLSLFAKLFLDNKSVFFDVTGFNYFLLLYTPPARPIAPETEPIQTRPPQVCGFFSKEKMSWDSNNLACILVFPPWQRKGLGALLMGASYEISRREGILGGPEKPISDLGKKGYKRFWSGEIARWLLSLENTVSQPQPPQVAGAPVMTQELIVDVNDCSRGTWIAVEDCLGVLRDMGVLEDAGMGYGKPEKKADAAEEDESREPPEGGDGAAHKPQDLVSRSAEEKRSLAVKVVPRVRIDKEAVRRYVATHRISLERTCDPDGFVQGYAMKVDSSGNDGEKTGVETA, encoded by the exons ATGCCCCAGAAACGCAGACGACTGGAAGAGCCCGCCCAACCAGCATTGGCTGAacagtcgtcgtcgttgcgTCGCACAACACGTCAAACGCCAGTCCTACCCCCGCTGCCTCCGACCtccgcggccgtggccaaggtggcTCAGGCTCCTGCTGTGGCGGACCCAACGGCGATGGCGACCACGACTGTGACGGCAACTGCAACTGCAACTACGACTGGAGCAAATGGGCCTGGATCTGCTGTGTCTGGAAGGCCACAGCTCCAACCAACAGGCCCGGCCACAACTGCCTcgaccgcgaccgcgaccACGGTCTCAAACCCGATCGCGAATTTGCAGACACCCGTCCCAATACCCACGCCTCTAGGTTCAGGTCATCAGCAGCCAAATCGGAGCCGTGAACGACCGCAGTCTACCATCCCGCCGCCTCCAATCCCGCCTACTTATTCTCCGCCCGTTAAAACACCAGTGCCTGTTCCCGTCGTCACTCCCATCTCCCCTCCATCTATTCCCCGGCCTCCGCTACCCTCTCTTAGATCGAATCCTCCTGCAGGACGGAGCATGTCGGGCATCTCCATTAAAGATAATGCCCGCCCTTCAGATTTAGTCGCACCGGAGATATCATATCATGTGCCTCAGCTAGCTGTACCGGGACGGGTGCAGTCGTCGTTGTTGAGACCTCACGGCCCTTCTGCGCTGCCTCCTCGCCTGGATAGACGACCAGCGCCACCTGTTGTCACGCCTGTTCTGCCACCTAAGCCGCCCACCCTGCCCGTGAACGACCGCGGTCCACCCCGAGCAGACCGCAACATCGATAAGGTCGTGTTGGGGGACCTTTGTTTCCGTACTTGGTATCCCAGCTACTACGGAAAGGAAGTCTTGGGTGACACGTCTGGCAATTCCAGAAACGGCGGTGGTAGCAAGGACGGGAGCAACGAGGCGAGCGGTAAGGCCTCCAGGAAGGATAAAGATAATCAGCCGCTGCTAGAGAGGCTATACGTCTGTCCTAGCTGCTTCAAATACGCAAAGGAGCTGGTGGCGTGGCGTGAACATGTACGGGTTTGTGAACGAAAGGCCTTTATTCCAGGCAAGAAGATCTACAGGCATCCTCGCGGGCGAAGAAAAGTTTTAGTTGCCTTGGAAGGCAAGGGTCCTGTCCCCAAGCGACGGCGTGGTGATAGCGGTATACGGTACACGGAAGAGATAGTTCAGGATGAGGGGGAATGGAGCATTTGGGAGGTTGATGGCGAGAAACACGGT CTCTTTTGCCAGAATTTGTCCTTGTTTGCGAAGTTGTTCCTGGATAACAAGTCGGTATTCTTCGACGTTACCGGCTTCAACTACTTTCTGCTCCTCTATACACCGCCCGCTAGGCCAATCGCTCCCGAAACCGAACCCATACAGACTCGCCCACCCCAAGTATGTGGCTTCTTTTCAAAGGAGAAGATGTCATGGGACAGCAATAATTTAGCCTGCATCTTAGTCTTCCCGCCCTGGCAACGCAAGGGACTTGGGGCGTTGTTGATGGGAGCATCGTACGAAATTTCGAGACGAGAAGGTATACTTGGTGGTCCAGAAAAGCCCATTTCTGACCTGGGCAAAAAGGGGTACAAAAGATTTTGGTCGGGCGAGATTGCCCGGTGGTTGTTGAGCCTAGAAAACACGGTgtcgcagccgcagccaccTCAAGTAGCTGGCGCTCCAGTGATGACTCAGGAGTTGATTGTAGACGTCAATGACTGCAGTCGTGGCACGTGGATAGCTGTTGAGGACTGTTTGGGTGTTCTACGTGACATGGGCGTGCTTGAAGATGCGGGGATGGGATACGGCAagccggagaagaaggcagaCGCCGCAGAGGAGGACGAATCTCGAGAGCCGCCAgagggtggtgatggcgcgGCTCATAAGCCACAGGATCTGGTGTCAAGGTCGGCGGAAGAGAAAAGGTCTCTGGCTGTCAAGGTCGTGCCCCGAGTGCGAATAGACAAGGAAGCCGTGAGGCGGTATGTGGCAACGCATCGTATCAGTCTCGAGCGGACGTGCGATCCGGACGGGTTCGTGCAGGGGTATGCAATGAAGGTGGACAGCAGCGGGAATGACGGTGAGAAGACAGGAGTTGAGACAGCGTAA
- the rrp6 gene encoding Exosome complex exonuclease rrp6 has translation MEAPQDFKSQQEGIQKSLVSTVKSVNRLAAEDLSFLRTVSPDVAEQLDDRSARILHLSTRLLQSAAKACGVKAPRLEDVEDIDMSWQSIEDVVDSVLEKADTAVDEYTGLIKRKEPPSADTGPKAKRPRPTGKLVRNANITKPQAMFERKPDNFPTGPWKPILANKPHATVSLEQSLFTAPGEDGTAQYKHPYETEISTMKYPEWVFQKHDPIPSQPIDSTKATWVDTYEGVLEMLEELRKAKEIAVDLEHHDFRTYTGLVCLMQVSTRDRDWIVDTLQPWRHKLEVLNDVFADPSVVKVFHGAYMDMVWLQRDLGLYVNGLFDTYFACNLLNYPGRSLAFLLSKFVGFDADKQYQLADWRIRPIPEDMLYYARSDTHYLLYIYDNVRNELIEASDKSDPEKDYINQALERSRELALSRHENPDYNETTGEGARGWYNYVFKHSHLALNGEQFSIFKALWKWRDETARQEDESPNFVLGPTNVTEIARVNPPDVKALHSLLPLTARLAKARLNDIWARVQEAKTRGGPSLMQFFTTLAPQSATKSKLPKFPRERVELPILEGPNVSMGIMAQSKLFGSMPISSRWEDSKGSPTHMEGNIPFPWQRFVQDSATVDGAQEENTAHQVVEEAPSTMETPKLKAQMEELDEEFTLKTGRKRKSESEPDQDDETSSSGESESESESESESESEPEPEPPATEKDMPIADSDGVISIVDNPPKKTKKQRQLERRQKKKQEDLEIAKKREAKLARKARKQEKSRQGKEEQKKKYNAVPFDYTKAPSVMQANRGQAQQGGKKEQKKVFDPYSKTGDNEIKGARKMPPIRGERSATFKK, from the exons atggaggCGCCTCAGGACTTCAAGTCCCAACAAGAGGGCATTCAAAAGTCTCTCGTATCCACTGTCAAATCCGTCAATCGCCTAGCCGCTGAGGATCTAAGCTTCCTGCGAACCGTAAGCCCCGATGTTGCGGAACAACTCGACGACAGGTCGGCACGCATCCTGCATCTTTCCACACGTTTACTTCAAtctgcagccaaggcgtGCGGTGTCAAGGCTCCGAGACTCGAAGATGTAGAGGACATTGACATGAGTTGGCAGTCTATTGAGGACGTTGTGGATTCCGTTCTCGAAAAGGCTGATACTGCCGTGGACGAATACACTGGCTTGATTAAGCGAAAAGAACCTCCCAGCGCGGATACT GGCCCCAAGGcaaagaggccaaggcctACCGGCAAACTTGTCCGTAATGCAAACATCACCAAGCCCCAGGCCATGTTCGAGAGGAAGCCCGACAACTTTCCTACCGGTCCTTGGAAACCAATTCTCGCCAACAAGCCTCACGCTACCGTTTCACTAGAACAGAGTCTCTTCACTGCTCCAGGCGAAGATGGCACAGCCCA GTATAAGCACCCTTACGAAACAGAAATCTCAACCATGAAATACCCAGAGTGGGTATTCCAAAAGCACGATCCCATACCCTCACAACCAATAGATTCAACGAAAGCTACGTGGGTAGACACCTATGAAGGAGTTCTCGAGATGTTGGAGGAACTTaggaaggccaaggagattgccGTCGACTTGGAACACCACGATTTCCGCACATACACGGGTCTTGTTTGCCTGATGCAAGTTAGCACTCGGGATCGGGACTGGATTGTAGATAcgctgcagccatggcgtcaCAAGCTTGAGGTCCTCAACGACGTTTTTGCCGACCCCAGTGTCGTGAAG GTCTTTCATGGTGCGTACATGGACATGGTTTGGCTACAACGGGACCTGGGTCTTTACGTAAATGGTCTTTTCGATACCTACTTTGCCTGTAATCTTCTCAACTATCCAGGCAGAAGTTTGGCATTTTTGCTCTCAAAATTTGTCGGTTTTGATGCCGACAAGCAGTACCAGCTGGCTGACTGGAGAATACG GCCCATCCCAGAAGACATGCTGTATTACGCTCGGTCAGACACGCACTATCTTCTTTACATCTATGATAATGTCCGCAATGAGCTTATCGAAGCCTCGGACAAAAGCGACCCGGAAAAGGACTACATCAACCAGGCTTTGGAAAGATCAAGAGAATTGGCGCTATCACGGCACGAAAACCCCGACTACAACGAGACAACAGGTGAGGGAGCTAGAGGATGGTACAATTACGTTTTCAAGCACTCCCACCTCGCCTTGAATGGAGAGCAGTTTTCCATCTTCAAAGCATTATGGAAGTGGAGGGACGAAACGGCGCGGCAGGAAGACGAAAGCCCCAACTTCGTACTGGGACCAACCAATGTCACTGAAATTGCACGCGTCAATCCTCCCGATGTCAAGGCTCTACACAGTCTGTTGCCTCTGACAGCGCGTCTGGCCAAAGCGCGCTTGAATGATATCTGGGCCCGTGTTCAAGAGGCCAAGACCCGAGGCGGACCAAGCTTAATGCAATTCTTCACAACCCTAGCGCCACAGTCAGCAACTAAGAGCAAGTTACCAAAATTCCCTAGAGAGCGTGTGGAACTGCCCATTCTGGAAGGACCCAATGTCTCAATGGGGATAATGGCTCAGTCCAAGCTCTTCGGAAGCATGCCTATAAGTTCGCGATGGGAAGACTCAAAGGGATCGCCAACACACATGGAGGGCAATATACCTTTCCCTTGGCAGCGATTTGTCCAGGATTCTGCTACAGTTGATGGAGCACAGGAGGAAAATACTGCCCATCAAGTTGTGGAAGAAGCTCCCTCAACCATGGAAACACCCAAACTGAAAGCTCAGATGGAAGAGCTTGACGAAGAGTTCACTCTAAAGACAGGCAGAAAGCGGAAATCTGAGTCGGAGCCAGATCAAGACGACGAGACGTCATCCTCTGGCGAATCGGAATCAGAGTCCGAATCCGAATCCGAATCTGAATctgagccagagccagagccaccAGCAACCGAGAAGGACATGCCTATTGCAGATTCCGACGGCGTCATATCCATAGTAGACAATCCACccaaaaagaccaagaagcaacGCCAGCTAGAACGCCgccagaagaaaaaacaagaGGATCTCGAAATCGCCAAGAAACGAGAAGCCAAACTTGCGAGAAAAGCAAGAAAGCAAGAAAAAAGCCGACAAGGCAAAGaggaacaaaagaagaagtaCAATGCTGTGCCATTTGATTACACCAAGGCCCCATCCGTTATGCAGGCCAATCGCGGACAAGCTCAGCAGGGCGGGAAGAAAGAACAGAAGAAGGTGTTTGATCCATATTCCAAGACTGGTGACAATGAGATTAAGGGCGCGAGAAAAATGCCGCCTATTAGGGGCGAAAGGAGTGCTACGTTTAAGAAGTAG